One Saimiri boliviensis isolate mSaiBol1 chromosome 5, mSaiBol1.pri, whole genome shotgun sequence genomic window carries:
- the LOC141584437 gene encoding alkaline phosphatase, germ cell type-like, translating to MQGPWVLLLLLGLRLQLSLGIIPVEEENPAFWNRQAAKALDAAKKLQPARTAAKNLILFLGDGMGVSTVTAARILKGQKKGKLGPETPLAMDRFPYVALSKTYSVDKHVPDSAATATAYLCGVKGNFQTIGLSAAARFNQCNTTRGNEVVSVMNRAKKAGMSVGVVTTTRVQHASPAGTYAHTVNRNWYSDSNMPFSARREGCQDIATQLISNMDIDVILGGGRKYMFPMGTPDPEYPRDYSQNGTRLDGKNLVQEWLGKHQGARYVWNRTELMQASLDPSVTHLMGLFEPGDMKYEIHRDSTQDPSLMEMMEAALRLLSRNPRGFFLFVEGGRIDHGHHESRAYRALTETIMFDNTIERAGQLTSEDDTLTLVTADHSHVFSFGGYPVRGSSIYGLAPSVARDGKAYTALLYGNGPGYVLKDGARPDATESQSGSPEYRQQSAVPLDEETHAGEDVAVFARGPQAHLVHGVQEQSFIAHVMAFAACLEPYKDCDLAPPAGTIDVAHLGRAKVPELLPLLAGILLLLGGAAAP from the exons ATGCAGGGACCCTGggtgctgctgttgctgctgggcCTGAGGCTACAGCTCTCCTTGGGCATCATCCCAG TTGAGGAGGAGAACCCGGCCTTCTGGAACCGTCAGGCAGCCAAGGCCCTGGATGCCGCCAAGAAGCTGCAGCCCGCACGGACAGCCGCCAAGAACCTCATCCTCTTCCTGGGCGACG GGATGGGAGTGTCTACGGTGACAGCCGCCAGGATCCTAAAGGGGCAGAAGAAGGGCAAACTGGGGCCAGAGACGCCCCTGGCCATGGACCGCTTCCCATACGTGGCTCTGTCCAAG ACATACAGCGTAGACAAGCATGTGCCAGACAGCGCAGCCACAGCCACGGCCTACCTGTGCGGGGTCAAGGGCAACTTCCAGACCATCGGCTTGAGCGCAGCGGCCCGCTTTAACCAGTGCAACACGACCCGCGGCAACGAGGTCGTCTCCGTGATGAACCGGGCCAAGAAGGCAG GGATGTCAGTGGGAGTGGTGACCACCACACGGGTGCAGCACGCCTCCCCAGCCGGTACCTACGCGCACACGGTGAACCGCAACTGGTACTCGGACTCCAACATGCCTTTCTCCGCCCGCCGGGAGGGCTGCCAGGACATCGCCACGCAGCTCATCTCCAACATGGACATTGAC GTGATCCTTGGTGGAGGCCGAAAGTACATGTTTCCCATGGGGACCCCAGACCCTGAGTACCCACGTGACTACAGCCAGAATGGGACCAGGCTGGACGGGAAGAACCTTGTGCAGGAATGGCTGGGGAAGCACCAG GGCGCCCGGTACGTGTGGAACCGCACTGAGCTCATGCAGGCTTCCCTGGACCCGTCTGTGACCCACCTCATGG GTCTCTTTGAGCCCGGAGACATGAAATATGAGATCCACCGAGACTCCACACAAGACCCCTCCCTGATGGAGATGATGGAGGCCGCCCTACGGCTGCTGAGCAGGAACCCCCGAGGATTCTTCCTCTTTGTCGAGG GCGGCCGCATCGACCACGGTCATCATGAAAGCAGGGCTTACCGGGCACTGACTGAGACGATCATGTTCGACAACACCATTGAGAGGGCGGGCCAACTCACCAGCGAGGACGACACGCTGACCCTCGTCACCGCTGACCACTCCCACGTCTTCTCCTTTGGTGGCTACCCCGTGCGAGGGAGCTCCATCTACG GGCTGGCCCCCAGCGTGGCCCGGGACGGGAAGGCCTACACGGCTCTCCTATATGGAAACGGTCCTGGCTATGTGCTCAAGGACGGTGCCCGGCCGGATGCTACCGAGAGCCAGAGCG GGAGCCCCGAGTACCGGCAGCAGTCAGCAGTGCCCCTGGACGAAGAGACCCACGCAGGCGAGGACGTGGCGGTGTTCGCGCGCGGCCCGCAGGCGCACCTGGTGCATGGGGTGCAGGAGCAGAGCTTCATAGCGCACGTCATGGCCTTCGCCGCCTGCCTGGAGCCCTACAAGGACTGCGACCTGGCGCCCCCTGCCGGCACCATCGACGTTGCGCATCTGGGTCGGGCCAAGGTCCCGGAGTTGCTGCCTCTGCTGGCTGGGATCCTGTTGCTGCTGGGGGGGGCCGCTGCTCCCTGA